A region of Kribbella sp. NBC_01245 DNA encodes the following proteins:
- a CDS encoding helix-turn-helix transcriptional regulator: MSARKSERLLNLVICLLVARTYVTKERIREVVEGYAGLTVDAFEKMFERDKDELRDLGIPIEMGTIDKFFSDDIGYRIRRDVFELPEVHLEPDEAAVLGVAARVWQHASLAEATSSAVLKLKAAGIQTDQSALSAIEPHVGASEPAFDPLWSAVVTRTVVTFEHLRSGAAQPTHRTLEPWGIVSWHGRWYVVGRDRDRQATRMFRLSRIGGNVKTIGSPEAFAVPEGTDLRGLVSELAPPPPTSEAKVRARAGSCVSLRRRATAVEPYEDGWDLLHVPYADAGVLAEEIASYGPQAVVEAPGDVLDGVLRRLRDVAGVPSDSAGVPS, from the coding sequence GTGTCGGCGCGGAAGAGTGAGCGGCTGCTCAACCTGGTGATCTGCCTGTTGGTGGCGCGCACCTACGTGACCAAAGAGCGCATCCGCGAGGTCGTCGAGGGCTACGCCGGCCTCACCGTGGATGCCTTCGAGAAGATGTTCGAGCGGGACAAGGACGAGCTGCGCGATCTCGGCATCCCGATCGAGATGGGCACGATCGACAAGTTCTTCTCCGACGACATCGGCTACCGGATCCGCCGCGACGTCTTCGAGCTGCCCGAGGTCCACCTCGAGCCGGATGAGGCCGCCGTGCTCGGCGTCGCCGCCCGGGTCTGGCAGCACGCGAGCCTGGCCGAGGCGACCAGTTCGGCCGTGCTCAAGCTGAAGGCGGCCGGGATCCAGACCGACCAGTCGGCGTTGAGCGCGATCGAGCCGCACGTCGGCGCCTCCGAACCGGCCTTCGACCCGCTCTGGTCGGCCGTCGTGACCCGGACCGTGGTGACGTTCGAGCACCTGCGCAGCGGCGCGGCCCAGCCGACCCACCGCACGCTCGAACCGTGGGGCATCGTCTCCTGGCACGGCCGGTGGTACGTCGTCGGCCGGGATCGCGATCGCCAGGCGACCCGGATGTTCCGGCTGTCCCGGATCGGCGGCAACGTCAAGACGATCGGCTCACCCGAAGCCTTCGCCGTGCCGGAGGGCACCGACTTGCGCGGCCTGGTCTCCGAGCTCGCGCCGCCGCCACCGACGTCCGAGGCGAAGGTCCGGGCTCGCGCCGGCTCCTGCGTGAGCCTGCGCCGCCGCGCGACCGCCGTCGAGCCGTATGAGGACGGCTGGGACCTTCTGCACGTGCCGTACGCCGATGCCGGCGTCCTTGCCGAGGAGATCGCGTCGTACGGGCCACAAGCCGTGGTCGAGGCGCCTGGTGACGTCCTCGACGGAGTACTGCGACGCCTGCGCGACGTGGCCGGGGTGCCGAGTGACAGCGCCGGGGTGCCCTCGTGA